One region of Bacteroidota bacterium genomic DNA includes:
- a CDS encoding transposase, giving the protein MSYAYQIHKQEATYFLTLTAVEWADVLLRPQQKNIICESLNYCVNEKGLEIFAYVIMSSHIHMIARAKNENLSAIIRDLKKYTSKQIIKEIETSNESRKEWLLELFQKGGKKQKIKSKNQVWQYNNHAEEVYSAKFTLSKIHYIHMNPVEAGLVNRPEQYMYSSAIDYAGEKGPVIVSTLNLHNLYT; this is encoded by the coding sequence ATGTCTTACGCATATCAAATCCACAAACAAGAGGCTACATATTTTTTAACACTGACCGCTGTTGAATGGGCAGATGTTTTGCTTCGTCCACAACAAAAGAATATCATTTGCGAAAGCCTCAACTATTGCGTTAACGAGAAAGGATTGGAAATTTTCGCCTACGTCATTATGTCAAGCCATATTCATATGATTGCACGAGCAAAAAATGAAAACCTGAGTGCAATTATCCGTGATTTGAAGAAATATACAAGTAAACAAATAATCAAGGAAATAGAAACAAGCAATGAAAGCAGGAAAGAATGGTTGCTGGAACTTTTTCAAAAAGGAGGAAAAAAACAAAAAATAAAATCAAAGAATCAGGTATGGCAATACAATAACCATGCGGAAGAAGTTTATAGTGCAAAATTCACATTATCAAAAATTCACTACATCCACATGAACCCGGTAGAAGCTGGTCTTGTAAACAGACCCGAACAATATATGTATAGCAGTGCAATCGATTATGCAGGAGAAAAAGGCCCTGTCATTGTATCGACTTTGAATTTACATAATTTGTATACATAA
- a CDS encoding adenylate/guanylate cyclase domain-containing protein: MQTPADELIHSLSPEEVNAIENYRRSRHTAVLAILFSDIVNSTFAVEKYGETAFAKIRHLHDELFRSIIPRDGAGVIVKEIGDAFLCVFAEPSTAVQRSVEFQNAITANRAHLSIKDYHLTVRIGIHLGQVAIENNLAPDIFGKHVNRAARIQSIAQGGQVLTSQSIWENAAGWLQENSKENIQSICYGSTRLKGISEKLKIYGFYNGNQTPPPTPEIFKKQQKRKGLLSIAILLLVILTGYFIYSSYSKLATNSNLVNTDKVPKTFYLQFNLSELSKKNNTSEEYIHFVRDTNALIDRMTSVLLSVIYPDSLVTLQDAKNYFNRQGQFFNGIPPENFDAAGDSLGVSRWASIKVKCDKSDAKDSIVFEINAYNRIADSHNTDPIWAGGSYIESIGNFDADFKSDLREIFDNLIKPRYQFVVSDFSNNVLLIKPCLFDMPRLAKGTKLKLYRQYAEDEGIKNYLSELTIEIFYNLQKLDTLYRVSGRTTPEFISTFLSKKKEGRFDNKLILQLKDKLKLLSLNESKSGFKESETLIQNTSTHVLNFNEIITRPTWIVAYERYFTVRAKVVECYDSLIKAGFIPENSTPLCIPKKGDFVEIE; the protein is encoded by the coding sequence ATGCAAACACCCGCAGACGAACTGATCCATTCCCTCAGCCCTGAAGAAGTAAATGCTATCGAAAACTATCGAAGGTCGAGGCACACAGCAGTACTTGCTATACTTTTTTCAGACATTGTAAACTCGACATTTGCAGTAGAAAAGTATGGAGAAACAGCATTTGCTAAAATCAGACACCTGCACGATGAACTGTTTAGATCTATCATTCCTCGCGATGGCGCGGGTGTAATCGTAAAAGAGATTGGTGATGCTTTTCTCTGTGTGTTCGCTGAACCTTCTACTGCAGTTCAGCGTTCCGTGGAATTCCAGAATGCAATAACAGCAAACCGGGCACACCTTTCAATTAAAGATTATCACCTGACTGTACGAATAGGAATTCACCTCGGACAGGTTGCAATCGAGAATAACCTTGCACCCGATATCTTTGGTAAGCATGTAAACAGGGCAGCAAGGATACAGTCAATAGCTCAGGGTGGACAGGTACTCACATCACAATCAATTTGGGAGAATGCAGCCGGTTGGTTACAAGAAAATAGCAAGGAAAATATTCAGTCAATCTGTTATGGATCAACCAGATTGAAAGGAATTAGTGAGAAATTGAAAATCTATGGTTTCTACAATGGAAATCAAACACCTCCTCCTACACCTGAAATATTTAAAAAGCAACAAAAAAGGAAAGGTCTCCTATCGATAGCAATTTTACTTCTTGTTATTTTGACAGGCTACTTTATCTATTCAAGTTACTCTAAACTAGCAACCAATTCCAATTTAGTTAACACTGATAAAGTCCCTAAAACATTCTATCTCCAATTCAACCTTTCAGAACTTTCTAAGAAAAACAATACTTCTGAAGAGTACATTCATTTCGTCAGAGATACAAATGCCCTCATTGACAGAATGACTTCAGTGTTGCTTTCTGTCATCTATCCGGACTCACTAGTCACACTCCAGGATGCGAAAAACTATTTCAATAGGCAGGGTCAATTTTTTAATGGAATACCACCTGAAAATTTTGACGCTGCCGGAGATTCCTTGGGGGTTTCACGTTGGGCTTCAATAAAAGTAAAATGTGATAAATCAGATGCAAAAGATTCGATCGTTTTTGAAATCAATGCATATAACAGGATAGCAGATAGCCATAATACGGATCCAATCTGGGCGGGAGGAAGTTATATTGAAAGTATTGGAAATTTTGATGCGGATTTCAAATCCGATTTAAGAGAAATATTTGATAATTTAATCAAGCCCAGATATCAATTTGTTGTTTCGGATTTTTCAAACAATGTCCTGTTGATCAAACCATGCTTGTTCGATATGCCAAGATTGGCTAAGGGAACAAAACTGAAATTGTACAGGCAATATGCAGAAGACGAAGGAATTAAAAATTATTTATCAGAATTGACAATCGAAATTTTTTATAATTTACAAAAACTTGATACCCTGTATAGAGTCTCAGGCAGGACCACGCCTGAATTCATTTCAACATTCCTCTCAAAGAAAAAAGAAGGTAGGTTCGATAATAAATTAATTCTTCAGTTGAAAGATAAATTGAAATTACTTTCACTTAATGAGTCAAAATCCGGTTTTAAAGAATCTGAAACTTTAATTCAAAATACATCTACACATGTCTTGAATTTCAACGAAATTATTACTAGGCCAACTTGGATAGTAGCCTATGAAAGGTATTTTACAGTAAGGGCCAAGGTTGTGGAGTGTTATGACTCACTCATTAAAGCTGGTTTCATTCCAGAAAATAGTACCCCATTATGCATTCCAAAAAAAGGGGACTTTGTGGAAATCGAATGA
- a CDS encoding Hsp70 family protein, translating to MEKVFFNNIRKNILGEILKAEHTIKVGVCWFTNHELFDALCSKIEDGVKVELIVINDYINNRTDGLNFQKFIDIGGDFYFGDNEKPMHNKYCIIDDKILINGSYNWTYYSENKNEENIIIHAGKKNLLLNFIKDFERIKSGLPKVKSLSQIAITEINNKNYFGAENYLALDYLYESRETKMPSIVEKALQLAPNNFQIQKEAVALNILTKRKTITNIGREIIEDGFVILIPKGTVIPIEGENTFHTVEDNQTETSVDIRYGIYENASGNKLIGSFNISGIPEMPAGKAGLITKYKIDINGKLTVTEIIEGTVNSVTMDYNVSHLLTNK from the coding sequence ATGGAGAAAGTATTTTTCAACAACATTCGTAAAAATATTCTTGGCGAAATCTTGAAAGCTGAACACACAATCAAAGTTGGTGTTTGTTGGTTTACCAACCATGAACTTTTTGATGCTCTTTGTTCTAAAATTGAAGATGGAGTTAAAGTTGAACTAATAGTTATAAATGATTACATCAACAATAGAACCGATGGACTCAACTTTCAAAAGTTCATAGATATTGGAGGTGATTTTTATTTCGGAGACAATGAAAAGCCAATGCACAATAAGTACTGCATTATTGATGATAAAATATTAATAAATGGCTCTTACAATTGGACTTATTATTCCGAAAACAAAAACGAAGAGAATATTATAATTCATGCTGGTAAGAAAAACCTTTTGTTGAACTTTATTAAAGATTTTGAAAGAATTAAATCGGGACTTCCTAAAGTAAAGTCATTAAGTCAAATTGCAATTACCGAAATCAACAACAAGAATTATTTTGGAGCAGAAAATTATTTAGCTCTCGATTATTTGTATGAATCAAGAGAAACTAAGATGCCTTCTATCGTTGAGAAAGCACTTCAACTTGCACCAAACAATTTTCAAATACAAAAAGAGGCAGTTGCTCTTAATATCTTAACCAAAAGGAAAACGATTACAAATATTGGTAGAGAAATTATCGAAGATGGATTTGTTATTCTTATTCCCAAAGGCACAGTAATTCCAATTGAAGGAGAAAATACTTTTCATACAGTTGAAGATAATCAAACTGAAACAAGTGTGGACATTAGATATGGAATTTATGAAAATGCGAGTGGGAATAAACTAATCGGGTCATTTAATATTTCTGGCATTCCTGAGATGCCAGCAGGAAAGGCGGGTTTGATAACGAAATACAAAATAGATATTAATGGGAAGCTAACTGTAACTGAAATTATTGAGGGAACTGTAAATAGTGTGACAATGGATTACAATGTTAGTCACTTATTGACTAATAAATAA